A stretch of Paucidesulfovibrio gracilis DSM 16080 DNA encodes these proteins:
- a CDS encoding formate dehydrogenase accessory protein FdhE encodes MNGISTQSTPSSGPHRESAVRRIRQQGYIPEDLLELLTNVDALQAEAHDGPEILLPTAEQLASAEEVLKGRPLLERSQFPLNMDHALALLPKVLDLACRAKDPLGESARALRQSLDNNAPSPAELLGYVFEDNAFFQHWAEQWPESPRTAYFVAYNALLPGIRAASRALAQRLPDVKTWTNGTCPICGGLPLVSVLREKQGFRHALCSFCRHEFRIRRLACPVCGTDEQERLKFFTAPEVSGVRVDVCTDCNHYTKTLDFRELDRVPVPEYDDLGSLVLDYLAREQGYSRPTYCAWGF; translated from the coding sequence ATGAACGGCATTTCCACGCAATCCACGCCTTCTTCCGGTCCACACCGTGAATCCGCGGTCCGTCGCATCCGGCAACAGGGCTACATCCCCGAAGACCTGCTGGAACTGCTCACCAACGTCGACGCCCTCCAGGCCGAGGCCCACGACGGCCCGGAAATCCTCCTGCCCACGGCGGAACAACTCGCCTCCGCAGAGGAAGTACTCAAAGGCCGCCCCCTGCTGGAGCGCTCCCAATTTCCCCTGAACATGGACCATGCCCTGGCCCTGCTGCCCAAGGTGCTGGATCTGGCCTGCCGCGCCAAGGATCCCCTGGGAGAGTCAGCCCGGGCCTTGCGCCAAAGCCTGGACAACAACGCCCCTTCCCCCGCCGAACTGCTCGGGTACGTGTTCGAGGACAACGCCTTTTTCCAACACTGGGCCGAGCAGTGGCCCGAATCGCCCCGAACCGCCTACTTCGTGGCCTACAACGCCCTGCTGCCAGGCATTCGTGCGGCCTCCCGCGCCCTGGCCCAGCGGCTGCCCGACGTCAAGACCTGGACCAACGGCACCTGCCCCATCTGCGGCGGCCTGCCCCTGGTTTCCGTCCTGCGAGAAAAGCAAGGCTTCCGGCACGCGCTGTGCTCCTTCTGCCGTCATGAATTCCGCATCCGCCGTCTGGCCTGCCCGGTCTGCGGAACCGACGAACAGGAACGGCTCAAGTTCTTCACTGCCCCGGAAGTTTCCGGCGTGCGCGTGGACGTGTGTACGGACTGCAACCACTACACCAAGACATTGGACTTTCGGGAACTGGACCGTGTTCCCGTGCCGGAATACGATGATCTCGGCTCCCTGGTGCTGGACTACCTGGCCCGGGAGCAGGGCTATTCCCGTCCCACGTATTGTGCCTGGGGGTTTTAG
- a CDS encoding molybdopterin molybdotransferase MoeA, producing MPHPSSPSQRLSRPDRAEAVRRLLHDLAPARSVDRLPRMAVGGVLAHEVVTRTPLPEHAVSLRDGYAVLARDTQSASADHPVTLPIQGRLTADAQAHAPLGEHRTIRVLTGAPLPPGADAVIPEENVHRVDLPPGNDACKAIHITDPVVPGLHVLPPGADLPVDSRAGRFGETITPACAALLTRAKVPEVSIHDQPLGAMFALGDELQPPERFDGLHSDQPQPDGIPADNTVLVPHLLRSWGMPIESQGIFKDSLPAITKHLAMLAHQNSQLRLVVSTGGTGKSERDHIRQAARDAGFTFLFHGLNARPGKSAFAARLSRQDGHDLTLLGLPGPPPAVFALLHALALPLIHALCGLAPSGRYAALDREITTRPGPEWLVPCTLRHEGAVRVAHPLLGPRMPSYLALARADAVLALPPDAHLPAGTEVEIFQG from the coding sequence ATGCCCCACCCCTCCAGTCCGTCCCAACGGCTCTCCCGACCCGACCGCGCCGAGGCCGTGCGTCGTCTCCTGCACGATCTCGCTCCTGCCCGGTCTGTGGATCGCCTGCCCCGAATGGCCGTGGGAGGTGTTCTGGCCCACGAGGTGGTCACCCGGACACCATTGCCCGAACACGCGGTTTCCCTGCGCGACGGCTATGCCGTGCTTGCCCGGGATACGCAATCCGCCTCGGCGGATCATCCCGTGACGCTCCCCATCCAGGGACGGCTCACCGCAGATGCCCAGGCCCATGCCCCACTGGGCGAGCACCGGACCATACGCGTGCTCACGGGCGCGCCCCTGCCCCCGGGGGCGGACGCGGTCATTCCCGAAGAAAACGTACACCGGGTCGACCTGCCGCCGGGCAACGACGCCTGCAAAGCCATTCATATCACGGATCCCGTGGTTCCCGGCCTCCACGTCCTGCCTCCGGGCGCGGACCTGCCCGTTGATTCCCGGGCAGGCCGATTCGGAGAAACGATTACACCGGCCTGCGCCGCTCTGCTTACCCGGGCCAAAGTCCCCGAGGTATCCATCCATGACCAGCCCCTTGGTGCCATGTTTGCCCTGGGTGACGAACTCCAACCGCCTGAACGGTTTGACGGATTACACTCCGACCAGCCCCAACCGGACGGCATCCCCGCGGACAATACCGTGCTGGTGCCGCATTTGCTGCGCTCCTGGGGCATGCCTATTGAATCTCAAGGGATTTTCAAAGACTCCCTTCCAGCCATCACAAAACACCTTGCAATGCTGGCACATCAGAACAGCCAACTTCGCTTGGTCGTCTCCACAGGCGGCACAGGAAAAAGCGAACGGGACCACATCCGGCAGGCTGCCCGGGATGCCGGATTCACCTTCCTGTTCCACGGGCTGAACGCCCGGCCGGGCAAAAGCGCGTTCGCGGCCCGTCTCTCCCGTCAGGACGGACACGACTTGACCCTTTTGGGACTGCCCGGTCCGCCCCCCGCAGTATTCGCCCTGCTGCACGCCCTGGCCCTGCCCCTGATCCACGCCCTTTGCGGGCTTGCGCCGTCCGGCCGATACGCCGCCCTGGACCGGGAAATCACCACCCGGCCCGGTCCCGAATGGCTGGTCCCTTGCACACTCAGGCATGAAGGAGCCGTACGCGTGGCCCATCCACTCCTCGGTCCGCGGATGCCTTCCTATCTCGCCCTGGCCCGGGCCGATGCGGTACTCGCCCTGCCCCCCGACGCGCACCTGCCCGCCGGAACCGAAGTGGAGATATTCCAAGGCTAG
- the fdhD gene encoding formate dehydrogenase accessory sulfurtransferase FdhD — MESQQHRIKEYAHGKFQNAPVESIRETPLTIRLNEREVVTLLCTGKYPEQLAVGFLKSDAFLTSPEQIVELEVRHAPERIVVDVRTCHDPWENRLMERSITSGCGKGTNFGRNVRTISKRRLNGEVRIGPDQILTLVDELHQRSRLYDATRGCHNSSLCTPGEMLLFREDIGRHNAIDMLCGECFLNDVSVDDKLIVTTGRVASEILLKVARIGVPVLISTAVATSFTVQLARQIGITLVGNVRHGRFWVYNDAGRIVDS; from the coding sequence ATGGAATCCCAACAGCACCGGATCAAGGAATACGCCCACGGCAAATTCCAAAACGCTCCCGTGGAATCCATCCGTGAAACGCCCCTGACCATCCGTCTGAACGAACGGGAAGTGGTCACCCTGCTTTGCACGGGAAAATACCCGGAACAACTGGCCGTGGGATTCCTCAAGTCCGACGCATTCCTCACCAGCCCGGAGCAAATCGTGGAGCTGGAAGTACGCCACGCCCCGGAACGCATCGTCGTGGACGTACGCACCTGCCACGACCCCTGGGAAAACCGGCTCATGGAACGGTCCATCACCTCGGGATGCGGTAAGGGGACCAACTTCGGCCGCAATGTCCGCACCATCTCCAAGCGGCGGCTCAACGGCGAGGTGCGTATCGGCCCGGACCAGATTCTCACCTTGGTGGACGAGCTGCACCAGCGTTCCCGCCTCTACGACGCCACACGCGGCTGCCACAACTCCTCGCTCTGCACCCCCGGGGAAATGCTGCTCTTTCGGGAAGACATCGGCCGACACAACGCCATCGACATGCTCTGCGGCGAATGCTTCCTCAACGACGTGTCCGTGGACGACAAGCTCATCGTCACCACGGGCCGCGTGGCCTCGGAAATCCTGCTCAAGGTGGCGCGCATCGGCGTGCCGGTGCTGATTTCCACGGCCGTGGCCACCAGCTTCACCGTGCAGTTGGCCCGGCAAATCGGCATCACCCTGGTGGGCAACGTGCGGCACGGCCGATTCTGGGTTTACAACGACGCAGGCCGCATTGTAGATTCCTGA
- the mobB gene encoding molybdopterin-guanine dinucleotide biosynthesis protein B, whose amino-acid sequence MHTKIVCIVGKKKSGKTTFLEKLVPALTGMGLSVGTVKHDAHEFDMDHEGKDSWRHARAGAASVVVSSPSRLALIKRVERETPLTEIVSQFMKDRQIILAEGYYRSDLPKLEVHRSEAHEQPLTTPENAADKRVLAVVTEDPLDLGVPILGLDDAEDAARLIMTRVLGL is encoded by the coding sequence ATGCACACCAAGATTGTTTGCATTGTGGGCAAGAAGAAGTCCGGCAAGACCACGTTTCTGGAAAAACTGGTTCCGGCCTTGACCGGAATGGGGTTGTCCGTGGGGACGGTCAAGCACGATGCCCACGAATTCGATATGGATCACGAGGGCAAGGATTCCTGGCGGCATGCCCGGGCCGGAGCCGCGAGTGTGGTGGTTTCCTCCCCCTCCCGGCTGGCGCTGATCAAGCGGGTGGAGCGGGAGACGCCGTTGACCGAGATCGTGTCCCAGTTCATGAAGGATCGGCAGATCATTCTGGCCGAGGGGTACTATCGTTCCGATCTTCCCAAGCTGGAGGTCCACCGTTCCGAAGCCCATGAGCAACCGCTGACCACGCCGGAAAATGCGGCGGATAAGCGGGTGTTGGCCGTGGTCACGGAAGATCCGTTGGATTTGGGGGTGCCGATTTTGGGACTGGACGACGCCGAGGACGCGGCGCGTCTGATCATGACCCGGGTGTTGGGATTGTAG
- the mobA gene encoding molybdenum cofactor guanylyltransferase, producing the protein MQQHIAGVILAGGQGKRMGGTRKALLQVGGVSLLERLLDVYRQIFGEIVIAAREIEPYAAFGERVVLDKMEARSSLTGIHAGLAAIRADHAFFTACDVPFLHPGLVRELLAHVRPDSDVVLPRKQDGYHEPLCAVYSRRCLPHIAAQLERKEYKIISFFPKVRVHDVPVARLQRHDPGLLSFRNLNTPEELELARQRAATIPTPGS; encoded by the coding sequence ATGCAGCAACACATCGCCGGAGTCATCCTTGCCGGAGGCCAGGGAAAACGCATGGGCGGCACACGCAAAGCCCTGCTCCAGGTGGGGGGCGTATCCCTGCTGGAACGGCTTCTAGACGTGTATCGTCAAATCTTTGGGGAAATCGTGATCGCGGCCCGCGAGATTGAACCGTACGCGGCGTTCGGTGAGCGGGTCGTACTCGACAAAATGGAGGCGCGCAGTTCCCTCACGGGCATCCACGCCGGGCTTGCGGCGATCCGTGCGGACCATGCCTTTTTCACGGCCTGCGACGTCCCGTTTCTGCACCCCGGACTGGTGCGCGAGCTGCTGGCCCATGTACGGCCCGACTCGGACGTGGTTCTGCCCCGCAAGCAGGACGGCTACCATGAGCCGCTCTGTGCGGTGTATTCCCGGCGCTGCCTGCCGCACATCGCGGCCCAGCTGGAGCGGAAGGAATATAAAATCATCAGCTTCTTTCCCAAGGTCCGCGTCCACGACGTCCCTGTGGCGCGGCTGCAACGGCACGATCCCGGGCTGCTCTCCTTCCGCAATCTGAACACTCCCGAAGAGCTGGAGCTGGCCCGGCAGCGGGCCGCTACAATCCCAACACCCGGGTCATGA
- a CDS encoding sigma-54-dependent transcriptional regulator: MANILIMDTDTACVQRIAASLRHGGMRVDHATSRTEGLRLVQLNEYDAVFLADNLPDAEVLSTLSLLRRSEDAPEVVILAGNRDHDIAQEAIRSGAWNVFAKPPSLERLLVVANRITGFRRSRRGTAMALKRREILGNAPPLLSALDQVAQASASEVNVLITGETGTGKELFARAVHENSRRAAQAFIVVDCAALPSTLAESVLFGHERGAFTSADMRAPGLVKQAHGGTLFLDEVGELPLSVQKVFLRVLETRRFRPVGATREESSDFRLVAATNRNLQTMARSEDFRSDLLFRLQGMGIELPPLRQIAEDINELSCHHVSRVCKRLDLSRKGFSADFLDTLMNYDWPGNIRELFHALERSVSMAGREPLLYPRHLPMHIRAQMAGQDMGPDQKTTDPPTAISQEKLPPLRDARAKAIYDFERGYLRALLLQTDGDIRQACRVSGLSRARLYALLKERDVQR; the protein is encoded by the coding sequence TTGGCCAATATTTTGATCATGGACACGGATACGGCCTGCGTTCAACGCATTGCCGCGTCGCTTCGGCACGGCGGAATGCGGGTGGACCACGCCACCAGCCGCACCGAGGGACTCCGCCTGGTGCAGCTCAACGAGTATGACGCCGTGTTCCTGGCCGACAATCTGCCCGATGCCGAAGTGCTCTCCACGCTTTCCCTGCTGCGCCGAAGCGAAGACGCCCCCGAGGTGGTCATCCTGGCGGGCAACCGCGACCACGACATCGCCCAGGAAGCCATCCGCTCCGGCGCGTGGAACGTCTTTGCCAAACCGCCCAGCCTGGAACGCCTGCTCGTGGTGGCCAACCGCATCACAGGCTTTCGCCGGTCCCGCCGCGGCACGGCCATGGCCCTCAAACGCCGGGAGATTCTCGGCAATGCCCCACCGCTGCTCTCCGCCCTGGACCAGGTAGCCCAAGCCTCGGCCAGCGAGGTAAACGTCCTCATCACCGGAGAAACCGGCACGGGAAAGGAATTGTTCGCCCGGGCCGTGCATGAAAACAGCCGCCGAGCTGCCCAGGCCTTCATTGTGGTGGATTGCGCGGCACTGCCCTCCACCCTGGCCGAATCCGTTTTGTTCGGCCACGAACGCGGCGCGTTCACCAGTGCGGACATGCGCGCCCCCGGGCTGGTCAAGCAGGCCCACGGCGGCACGCTGTTTTTGGATGAGGTGGGCGAACTGCCCCTGTCCGTGCAAAAAGTCTTTCTCCGGGTTCTGGAAACCCGCCGTTTCCGACCCGTGGGTGCCACCCGCGAAGAATCCTCGGATTTCCGGCTCGTGGCCGCCACCAACCGCAACCTGCAAACCATGGCCCGCAGCGAAGATTTCCGGAGCGACCTGCTCTTCCGACTCCAGGGCATGGGCATTGAACTGCCGCCCCTGCGCCAGATTGCCGAGGACATCAACGAACTGTCCTGCCACCACGTCAGCCGCGTGTGCAAGCGGCTGGACCTCTCGCGCAAGGGCTTTTCCGCGGATTTTCTGGACACGCTCATGAACTACGACTGGCCCGGCAATATCCGGGAGCTATTCCATGCTCTGGAACGCTCCGTTTCCATGGCCGGACGCGAACCGCTGCTCTATCCACGCCACCTGCCCATGCACATCCGTGCCCAGATGGCCGGCCAGGACATGGGACCGGATCAAAAAACCACGGACCCGCCCACCGCCATAAGCCAGGAAAAACTTCCGCCCCTGCGCGATGCCCGGGCCAAAGCCATTTACGACTTCGAACGCGGCTATCTGCGCGCCCTGTTGCTGCAAACCGACGGGGACATCCGCCAGGCCTGCCGCGTTTCCGGCCTGTCCCGCGCACGGCTCTACGCCCTGCTCAAGGAGCGGGACGTGCAGCGGTAA
- a CDS encoding transposase, giving the protein MKRRKWDSETKARVVLDGLLNGQVSDVCRQYDIRPGQYYKWRDYFLKHSARVFEGPPRSPDMAALAAENEKLKRLVGELTLELNQKGNT; this is encoded by the coding sequence GTGAAACGCAGGAAATGGGATTCCGAGACCAAGGCCAGGGTGGTGCTGGACGGCTTGCTCAACGGCCAGGTCAGCGACGTGTGTCGTCAGTACGACATTCGGCCCGGGCAGTATTACAAGTGGCGGGATTATTTTCTGAAGCATAGTGCCCGGGTGTTTGAGGGACCGCCGCGCAGCCCGGACATGGCCGCATTGGCGGCGGAAAATGAAAAACTCAAACGGCTGGTGGGGGAGCTGACCCTGGAACTCAATCAAAAGGGCAACACATAG
- a CDS encoding CoB--CoM heterodisulfide reductase iron-sulfur subunit A family protein — MSNRIGVYVCHCGTNIAKKVDCAAVAQFAGGLRDVVVARDYQFMCSDPGQDLIINDIRNMGLNRVVVASCSPRLHEKTFQKALARAGLNPYLLQHTCIREHCSWVTKDGAEATAKAKMLVAAAVDRVGRHGELFSREVDVLPDVMVVGAGIAGIQAALDIAKSGHRVHLVEKGPSIGGHMAQFDKTFPTLDCAACISTPKMVAVAQEPNINLMTCAEVTEVSGFVGNYQVRVRLNPRYVDTDKCTGCGTCLEKCPTKVSSEFEEGLGTRKAIYRNSPQAVPNTPVIDPLHCKKITKGKCGACEKFCPTGAIDYNQVERYADLEVGSIVLATGYDTLDPAPLTEYGFGRYPEVYTALQFERLNNATGPTQGSIVMKDGRAPESVAVIHCVGSRDKNYHEYCSRTCCMYALKYDHLLKDKVGHHVRVTNFYIDMRCFGKGYEEFYERVQKEGVTFIRGRPAEVTDRAETPEEQGKLIVVAEDTLSGLPVRVPVDMVILCTAMEARKDAPEVARVFGIAQGQDGFFLEEHPKLGPVSTATDGVFLAGTCQGPKDIPDAVAHASGGAAQALALAARGRVSISPTTSWINPEICVGCRVCVGLCAYSAIEFDERRKVAVVNEAMCKGCGSCAGYCPSGAAQIKHFNEPQVFAELEGLLFDVADPQRAAVRVDVEDGDAARETMTN; from the coding sequence ATGTCCAATCGAATCGGGGTGTATGTCTGCCATTGCGGGACGAATATCGCCAAAAAGGTGGATTGCGCGGCCGTTGCCCAATTCGCCGGGGGGCTGCGCGATGTGGTGGTGGCGCGGGATTATCAATTCATGTGTTCGGACCCGGGGCAGGATTTGATCATCAACGACATCCGCAACATGGGGTTGAACCGGGTGGTGGTGGCGTCCTGTTCGCCCAGGCTCCATGAAAAAACATTCCAAAAGGCGTTGGCGCGGGCCGGGCTGAATCCCTACCTTTTGCAGCATACCTGCATCCGTGAGCATTGTTCGTGGGTCACCAAGGATGGAGCCGAGGCCACGGCCAAGGCCAAGATGCTGGTGGCTGCGGCCGTGGACCGGGTGGGGCGGCACGGGGAGCTGTTTTCCCGCGAGGTGGACGTGCTGCCGGACGTCATGGTCGTGGGGGCGGGCATTGCCGGAATCCAGGCCGCCCTGGACATCGCCAAGTCCGGCCACCGGGTGCATCTGGTGGAAAAGGGACCGTCCATCGGCGGACACATGGCCCAGTTCGACAAGACCTTCCCCACCCTGGACTGTGCGGCCTGCATTTCCACGCCAAAAATGGTGGCCGTGGCTCAGGAACCCAACATCAACCTGATGACCTGCGCCGAAGTGACGGAGGTTTCCGGGTTTGTGGGCAACTATCAGGTGCGCGTGCGTTTGAACCCGCGTTACGTGGATACGGACAAGTGCACGGGTTGCGGCACCTGCCTGGAAAAGTGTCCCACCAAGGTGTCCAGCGAATTTGAGGAAGGATTGGGAACGCGCAAGGCCATCTACCGCAATTCGCCCCAGGCCGTGCCCAATACCCCGGTCATCGACCCGCTGCACTGTAAGAAGATCACCAAGGGCAAGTGCGGCGCCTGCGAGAAGTTCTGCCCCACCGGGGCCATCGATTACAACCAGGTGGAGCGGTACGCGGATTTGGAAGTGGGCAGCATCGTGCTGGCCACCGGATACGACACGCTGGATCCGGCTCCGCTCACGGAATACGGATTCGGCAGGTATCCCGAGGTATACACCGCGCTGCAGTTCGAGCGGCTGAACAACGCCACCGGTCCCACCCAGGGAAGTATTGTCATGAAGGACGGGCGCGCTCCCGAATCCGTGGCTGTGATCCATTGCGTGGGATCGCGGGACAAGAATTATCACGAATACTGCTCCCGTACCTGCTGCATGTATGCCCTCAAGTATGACCATTTGCTCAAGGACAAGGTGGGTCACCATGTGCGGGTGACCAATTTCTACATTGACATGCGCTGCTTCGGAAAGGGGTACGAGGAGTTTTACGAGCGCGTGCAAAAGGAAGGCGTGACCTTTATTCGCGGCCGCCCGGCCGAGGTCACGGATCGTGCCGAAACCCCGGAGGAGCAGGGCAAGCTCATCGTTGTGGCCGAGGACACGCTTTCCGGACTGCCCGTGCGCGTACCCGTGGATATGGTCATCCTCTGCACCGCCATGGAGGCGCGCAAGGACGCGCCCGAGGTGGCCCGGGTGTTCGGCATCGCCCAGGGGCAGGACGGCTTTTTCCTGGAAGAGCATCCCAAGCTCGGGCCGGTTTCCACGGCCACGGACGGGGTGTTTCTCGCCGGAACCTGCCAGGGACCAAAAGATATTCCCGACGCCGTGGCCCATGCCTCGGGCGGGGCGGCCCAGGCGTTGGCTCTGGCGGCGCGGGGCCGGGTGTCCATTTCTCCCACCACGAGCTGGATCAATCCGGAAATCTGCGTGGGCTGCCGCGTGTGCGTGGGGCTGTGCGCCTACTCGGCCATCGAGTTCGACGAGCGGCGCAAGGTTGCCGTGGTCAACGAGGCCATGTGCAAGGGGTGCGGCTCCTGCGCGGGCTACTGCCCGTCCGGTGCGGCACAGATCAAGCATTTCAATGAACCACAAGTGTTTGCGGAGCTGGAGGGGCTGCTCTTCGATGTGGCCGATCCGCAGAGGGCGGCGGTGCGCGTGGATGTCGAGGACGGGGACGCGGCCCGGGAGACCATGACCAACTGA
- a CDS encoding hydrogenase iron-sulfur subunit: protein MEAQAAQAETKIAREAQTAPSGEFEPTIVAFVCNWCTYTAADLAGTSRMIQKPNLRLVRMMCTGMVDPKYVIKALLSGADGVLISGCHPGDCHYINGNYKARRRVKLLKDILPLFGVDTRRVRLTWVGASEGNEFAATVNALVEEIRELGPIETRNLKAI from the coding sequence ATGGAAGCTCAAGCGGCGCAGGCCGAAACAAAGATCGCCCGGGAGGCGCAGACCGCCCCTTCCGGAGAGTTCGAACCCACCATCGTGGCGTTTGTCTGCAACTGGTGCACCTACACGGCCGCGGACCTGGCCGGAACTTCGCGCATGATCCAAAAGCCCAATCTCCGGCTGGTGCGCATGATGTGTACGGGCATGGTGGATCCCAAGTACGTGATCAAGGCCTTGCTTTCCGGTGCGGACGGCGTGCTCATCAGCGGCTGTCACCCCGGGGACTGCCACTACATCAACGGCAACTACAAGGCCCGGCGGCGGGTCAAGTTGCTCAAGGATATTCTGCCCCTCTTCGGGGTGGATACACGCCGTGTCCGGCTGACCTGGGTGGGCGCCAGCGAAGGCAATGAATTCGCGGCCACAGTGAACGCCCTGGTGGAGGAGATCCGGGAACTCGGTCCCATTGAAACCCGCAACCTCAAGGCCATCTGA
- a CDS encoding 4Fe-4S dicluster domain-containing protein yields the protein MTTTAKLDVPDKNPVAALQELMRRILERGDVGGVLTPLHLGGGTPMPTLVTDPGELGRADPLAPAFPMNGAKMLARLTKGHSGERIAAVMRPCEIRAFVELAKLNQGSLDDVLLVSVDCLGAYDNTHYLRFKGQDDPIQTTLGFLGKTGGAKDTARDGYDLAGACLACEYPVAVAADVSVGLVGLDLTNALPVMAETAKGEALLASLGLEDWEPQAARDEALKTLVERRTQERDAMFERTAQATGSLESLAEYLSGCVNCLNCRVACPVCYCRECVFSTDVFDHKPWQYLSWARQKGMLKMPTDTVFYHLTRMAHMSTACVGCGQCSNACPNDVPVMELFRTVAARTQEGFSYEPGRSMDDPPPLSVFKEKEFEDVVSHIA from the coding sequence ATGACCACCACGGCAAAGCTGGATGTACCGGATAAGAATCCCGTGGCCGCGTTGCAGGAGCTGATGCGGCGTATTTTGGAGCGGGGCGATGTGGGCGGCGTGCTCACCCCCTTGCACCTGGGCGGTGGAACGCCCATGCCTACGCTGGTGACCGACCCGGGCGAACTGGGCAGGGCCGATCCGCTGGCTCCGGCATTCCCCATGAACGGAGCCAAGATGCTGGCACGGCTCACCAAGGGACACAGCGGTGAACGCATTGCCGCGGTGATGCGCCCCTGCGAGATCCGGGCTTTTGTGGAATTGGCCAAGCTGAATCAGGGCAGTCTGGACGACGTGTTGCTGGTGTCGGTGGATTGCCTCGGCGCCTATGACAACACCCATTATCTGCGTTTCAAGGGGCAGGATGATCCCATTCAGACCACGCTCGGTTTTTTGGGCAAGACCGGCGGCGCCAAGGACACGGCCCGGGACGGATACGACCTGGCCGGTGCGTGTCTGGCGTGTGAATACCCGGTGGCCGTTGCCGCGGACGTGAGCGTGGGCCTGGTGGGGCTGGACTTGACCAATGCCCTGCCCGTCATGGCCGAGACAGCCAAGGGCGAGGCGCTGCTTGCCTCGTTGGGGCTGGAGGACTGGGAACCGCAGGCCGCACGCGACGAAGCGCTCAAGACATTGGTGGAACGGCGCACCCAGGAGCGGGACGCCATGTTTGAACGCACGGCCCAGGCCACGGGCAGTCTGGAATCGTTGGCCGAATACCTTTCCGGCTGTGTGAACTGTCTGAACTGCCGGGTGGCCTGCCCGGTCTGTTATTGCCGGGAGTGCGTGTTTTCCACGGACGTATTTGACCATAAGCCCTGGCAATATCTGAGCTGGGCGCGGCAAAAGGGCATGCTCAAGATGCCCACGGATACGGTGTTTTACCACCTTACGCGCATGGCCCATATGAGTACGGCCTGCGTGGGGTGCGGCCAGTGTTCCAACGCCTGTCCCAACGACGTGCCCGTGATGGAGCTGTTCCGCACGGTGGCGGCGCGGACCCAGGAGGGCTTTTCCTACGAGCCGGGCCGGAGCATGGACGATCCGCCGCCGCTGTCCGTGTTCAAGGAAAAGGAATTCGAGGACGTGGTCTCGCACATTGCCTAG